Proteins co-encoded in one Vibrio aquimaris genomic window:
- a CDS encoding TIGR03899 family protein, translating to MSEKQKPVVIDHEPNSESRHEKKPNYIKDSASRIMSIAHTHGLDALLQKETPEKTALERALVRERRQKELQQKNLEQILKLAHLSCKNETAGDPDHDWLQRFFNMAQEVHNPSMQRLWAQVLKREVTNPGSTSMKALKTLKDMSPKEAQVLQRAAALACSFGGDTSRKLLIGFRAQGGIFSFGKRNITGNINVGSFQLPYSSLLVLFELGLMHGTELESGEIELDSPLPLNYQGKQLSLQAHAKGVRLLYYRFSPTGNELCKLLGNKPNMQYYDQLVSLLGQKFIAHTDSHGSIDHTV from the coding sequence ATGTCTGAGAAGCAAAAACCCGTGGTTATCGATCATGAGCCAAACTCTGAATCTCGACATGAGAAAAAACCTAATTACATCAAGGATAGCGCTAGCCGAATTATGAGCATCGCCCATACTCATGGGCTTGATGCACTGTTGCAAAAGGAGACACCTGAAAAGACGGCGCTGGAACGAGCCCTAGTCCGAGAGCGACGACAAAAAGAACTACAGCAAAAAAATCTAGAGCAAATCCTGAAACTTGCCCATCTATCATGTAAAAATGAAACGGCAGGCGATCCTGACCATGATTGGTTACAACGCTTTTTCAATATGGCACAAGAAGTTCACAACCCTTCCATGCAGCGCCTTTGGGCTCAAGTTCTCAAGCGTGAGGTAACTAACCCAGGCTCTACCTCGATGAAAGCACTGAAAACGCTCAAAGATATGTCGCCTAAAGAAGCACAGGTATTACAAAGAGCGGCTGCTCTAGCCTGCAGTTTTGGGGGAGATACTAGCCGTAAACTCTTAATCGGCTTTCGTGCCCAAGGGGGAATTTTTAGCTTTGGTAAACGTAACATTACTGGCAATATCAATGTCGGTAGCTTCCAACTTCCCTACTCAAGTCTGCTAGTTTTGTTCGAACTTGGTTTAATGCATGGAACCGAACTTGAGTCTGGAGAAATAGAATTAGACTCTCCCTTACCACTTAATTACCAAGGTAAGCAACTGTCACTGCAAGCTCATGCTAAAGGTGTACGCCTGCTGTACTATCGTTTTAGCCCTACTGGTAATGAATTATGTAAGCTGCTGGGTAACAAACCAAACATGCAATATTATGATCAATTGGTTTCCTTATTGGGCCAAAAATTCATCGCTCATACAGACTCCCACGGTAGTATTGACCATACTGTCTGA
- a CDS encoding DUF3299 domain-containing protein, with product MKKQLFIPMILAVSLVTGLANANEEKAASVKQENTQTASKASAEKSQKAESKSTQIKAADNKKGDVLQLDWIDLIPKSERNQFNAQGMPVQNHSGSAAKQSLVGKVRQDLNGSSVKIPGFVIPLEGDANKVTEFLLVPYFGACIHVPPPPPNQIVYVKLPKGAPVQQLWDVIYVVGKLKTVTMSHDLAETGYMLEGTSIEEYDDY from the coding sequence ATGAAAAAGCAATTATTTATACCAATGATACTAGCAGTCTCATTGGTAACAGGCTTGGCGAATGCCAATGAAGAAAAAGCGGCTAGTGTTAAGCAGGAAAACACACAGACAGCATCAAAAGCGTCAGCTGAAAAAAGCCAAAAGGCCGAGAGTAAAAGCACCCAAATTAAGGCTGCAGACAATAAGAAAGGCGATGTTCTTCAACTAGACTGGATAGATTTGATCCCCAAAAGCGAACGTAACCAGTTCAACGCTCAAGGCATGCCTGTTCAAAATCACTCTGGCAGCGCCGCCAAGCAGTCTCTAGTGGGTAAAGTACGTCAGGATCTTAACGGTAGCTCAGTCAAAATCCCTGGGTTTGTTATCCCATTAGAAGGTGATGCTAACAAAGTGACCGAGTTTCTACTCGTTCCTTATTTTGGGGCATGTATACATGTGCCACCACCGCCACCAAATCAAATCGTATATGTTAAATTACCCAAAGGGGCGCCTGTACAACAGCTATGGGATGTCATTTATGTGGTTGGAAAACTGAAAACAGTAACCATGAGTCATGACTTAGCGGAGACTGGTTATATGTTAGAAGGCACCAGTATCGAAGAATACGATGACTACTAG
- a CDS encoding ABC transporter permease: MSPTLMLAWKSVRNRRITAMLTIMTVAISVVLLLGVERVRTQAKSSFANTISGTDLIVGGRSGQVNLLLYSVFRIGNATNNIDWKSYQEFSQHRAVKWAIPISLGDSHKGFRVMGTNHSYFEHYRYGKKSPLKLSEGREFSGLFETVIGSDVARELGYQIGTEIIIAHGISDVGFSRHDNLPFKVVGILAPTGTPVDKTVHVSLEAIEAIHVGWESGAHLGNTPSAQQLEKQNFQPQQITAMLIGLKSKIQAFSLQRQINTYPKEPLSAILPGVALHELWGMMSVAEQALMVISAFVVIAGLLGMLSSLLTSLQERRREMAILRAMGARPKHILSLLVLEASTLTLLGLVAGVTILYGVLASIAPFIQQNYGINIEMVALSHYEWKLLAAVQLAGTVIGFIPAFRAYKQSLSDGMTIRV, encoded by the coding sequence ATGAGCCCAACACTTATGCTTGCTTGGAAGAGCGTCCGTAACCGCCGAATCACAGCCATGTTAACGATCATGACGGTTGCGATATCGGTAGTATTACTACTTGGTGTCGAGCGCGTTCGTACTCAAGCCAAAAGCAGTTTTGCGAATACCATTTCCGGTACCGACCTTATCGTTGGTGGTCGTTCAGGCCAAGTTAATTTACTCCTATATTCTGTATTTCGAATTGGTAACGCCACAAACAATATCGATTGGAAAAGTTATCAAGAGTTCAGTCAGCACAGAGCAGTAAAATGGGCGATTCCGATTTCTTTGGGGGACTCTCACAAAGGTTTTCGCGTTATGGGAACCAACCATAGCTATTTTGAACATTACCGCTATGGGAAAAAATCCCCATTAAAATTGTCAGAAGGTAGAGAGTTCTCAGGCCTGTTCGAGACAGTTATCGGCTCAGATGTAGCTCGTGAGCTGGGATACCAAATCGGGACTGAAATTATTATTGCTCATGGGATCAGTGATGTTGGATTCAGTCGTCATGACAACCTGCCATTTAAAGTGGTTGGCATACTTGCACCAACAGGAACCCCTGTTGATAAAACCGTACATGTATCACTTGAGGCAATTGAAGCTATTCATGTAGGTTGGGAGTCAGGAGCCCACCTTGGTAACACTCCAAGTGCCCAGCAATTGGAGAAGCAGAATTTTCAGCCACAGCAAATCACTGCGATGCTCATCGGCTTAAAGTCCAAAATTCAAGCTTTTTCATTACAGCGACAAATCAACACCTACCCAAAAGAGCCTCTAAGTGCCATTCTTCCTGGCGTAGCATTACATGAACTTTGGGGGATGATGTCAGTTGCAGAGCAAGCACTCATGGTCATTTCTGCATTTGTTGTTATTGCGGGACTTCTCGGGATGCTGTCAAGTTTACTGACTAGCTTGCAAGAACGTCGCCGCGAAATGGCTATTTTGCGGGCGATGGGCGCAAGGCCAAAACATATACTGTCCCTACTTGTTCTCGAAGCCAGTACGCTTACCTTGCTTGGCTTGGTCGCTGGGGTCACCATACTGTATGGTGTATTGGCAAGTATTGCTCCTTTCATCCAACAAAATTATGGAATTAATATTGAAATGGTCGCCTTATCTCATTACGAGTGGAAGCTTCTTGCAGCTGTGCAACTAGCAGGTACAGTAATAGGCTTCATACCGGCCTTTCGCGCCTATAAACAATCACTAAGTGATGGGATGACAATTAGAGTTTAA
- a CDS encoding ABC transporter ATP-binding protein, translating into MRKNTNHGVVELEQVSFTWPGNQTPTLNIDSLSVQEGEHLFVKGPSGCGKSTLLGLLTGIQTIDTGKLSVLGEDLVQMSGSQRDTFRANNIGYIFQQFNLLPYLSVIENVTLPCQFSKLRKSKLDKPMVDEAKDLLNSLHLPHDLMHKPVVELSIGQQQRVAAARALIGKPALVIADEPTSSLDYDNRSAFIELLMDQVKQAQASLLFVSHDPTLESMFDRTLHLNEINRAGVTS; encoded by the coding sequence ATGAGAAAAAATACTAATCACGGCGTAGTAGAGCTGGAGCAAGTGTCCTTTACTTGGCCGGGCAACCAAACGCCAACACTGAATATAGATAGTTTATCTGTCCAAGAGGGAGAGCATCTATTTGTCAAAGGTCCAAGCGGCTGTGGAAAATCAACGTTACTGGGACTTTTAACTGGTATTCAGACTATCGATACTGGAAAACTAAGTGTACTGGGAGAAGACTTAGTACAAATGTCTGGTAGCCAACGAGATACATTCCGTGCCAATAATATTGGCTATATCTTTCAACAATTTAACCTATTGCCTTACCTTAGCGTGATTGAAAATGTTACTCTTCCCTGTCAGTTTTCCAAGTTGCGAAAGTCCAAACTGGACAAACCTATGGTCGACGAGGCAAAAGACCTACTAAATAGCCTTCATTTGCCGCATGATTTAATGCATAAGCCCGTGGTTGAATTAAGTATTGGTCAACAGCAACGGGTAGCCGCGGCGCGAGCACTAATTGGCAAACCGGCTTTAGTCATTGCCGACGAGCCGACTTCCTCGCTGGACTATGACAATCGCTCTGCTTTTATCGAGCTTTTGATGGATCAGGTCAAACAAGCACAAGCAAGCCTTTTGTTTGTCAGTCACGATCCAACCCTAGAAAGTATGTTTGATCGAACTCTACACCTTAATGAAATTAATCGAGCGGGAGTGACATCATGA
- the zrgA gene encoding zinc uptake protein ZrgA yields MHSITKVATIISLVLSTSALADEEFRQHDAHEHGHVELNIAQDGDELLMEIHAPGADVLGFEHAPKNEQQQKALEQTIAKLENANSLFALTASAGCKIVHQSVTNTLSSDEHDEHDHDDHDGHDGHDGHDGHDGHDGHDGQDGQDGQDGHHDHEEEHKHEEHHHDHEGGHGEFAVEYHYQCDNLDALSSINTQWFTHFPSTKSISVNLLTDKAQTALELSPSTTKISL; encoded by the coding sequence ATGCATTCCATTACAAAAGTCGCAACAATTATTAGCCTAGTTCTAAGTACTTCAGCATTAGCCGATGAAGAGTTTCGCCAGCATGACGCCCACGAGCATGGTCACGTAGAACTCAACATTGCCCAAGATGGTGATGAGTTACTCATGGAAATTCATGCCCCAGGAGCTGATGTGTTAGGCTTTGAGCATGCGCCTAAAAATGAGCAGCAACAAAAAGCATTAGAGCAAACCATCGCAAAACTAGAAAATGCTAATTCTCTATTTGCTCTGACTGCCAGTGCCGGTTGCAAAATCGTGCATCAATCTGTCACCAATACTTTGAGTTCGGATGAACATGATGAACACGATCACGATGATCACGATGGTCACGATGGTCACGATGGTCACGATGGTCACGATGGTCACGATGGCCACGACGGTCAAGACGGTCAAGACGGTCAAGACGGTCATCATGACCATGAAGAAGAGCATAAGCATGAAGAACATCATCATGATCATGAGGGTGGACATGGAGAATTTGCGGTTGAATATCACTACCAGTGTGACAATCTTGATGCTCTCTCATCTATCAATACCCAATGGTTTACTCACTTCCCATCGACAAAGTCAATCAGTGTTAATCTACTAACGGATAAGGCCCAGACGGCCCTAGAACTATCTCCTAGCACCACTAAGATTTCACTTTAA
- a CDS encoding DUF2607 family protein: protein MTQTHRPPARHSSTLAVIAIVLVLWMSWASIFHQYQFSTHHDEHHCQLFSCLKHGSNYSQITLFDNPLAHEHSFSQKYDLYQKAVFSYLARSPPVNLI from the coding sequence ATGACTCAAACTCATCGACCACCAGCACGACATTCAAGCACACTGGCTGTGATTGCAATCGTGCTCGTGCTCTGGATGAGTTGGGCTTCTATTTTCCATCAGTATCAATTCAGCACACACCATGATGAGCACCACTGCCAACTCTTTTCCTGTTTGAAGCATGGTTCGAACTATAGTCAAATAACCTTATTTGATAACCCGTTAGCTCATGAGCATAGCTTTAGTCAAAAGTATGATTTGTATCAAAAAGCTGTTTTTAGTTACCTCGCTCGTTCTCCACCAGTGAACCTAATCTAA
- a CDS encoding YtfJ family protein, giving the protein MKIKTLVALAVACSFTASAHNIKVDQTLPLVEVKNYGEILVKGDDISYQEWSSQDMIGKVRVIQAIAGRSSSKGLNQPLMAAITDSKFAQDSYQTTSIINQNDAIWGTGSFVKSSAEDSKKDFPWSSMVLDEDGKVAGAWDLQEESSAIIVQDKQGKVLFVKEGALNQSEIEQVLSLIKDNI; this is encoded by the coding sequence ATGAAAATAAAAACCCTGGTTGCCCTAGCGGTGGCATGTAGTTTTACAGCTTCAGCACACAACATCAAAGTCGATCAGACATTACCTCTGGTTGAAGTTAAAAATTACGGCGAGATCCTAGTTAAAGGTGATGACATTAGTTATCAAGAGTGGTCATCTCAAGATATGATCGGCAAAGTAAGGGTCATTCAGGCCATTGCAGGCCGCAGCAGTTCAAAAGGTCTCAACCAACCACTCATGGCAGCCATTACAGATTCTAAGTTTGCTCAGGACAGCTATCAAACCACGTCGATCATCAATCAAAATGATGCTATCTGGGGAACAGGCTCTTTTGTAAAGTCTTCAGCGGAAGATAGCAAAAAAGATTTTCCTTGGTCTTCTATGGTACTCGATGAAGATGGCAAAGTGGCTGGAGCCTGGGATCTACAGGAAGAATCATCGGCAATTATTGTACAAGATAAACAAGGGAAAGTTCTTTTCGTCAAGGAAGGCGCGCTAAACCAAAGCGAAATTGAGCAAGTTCTATCTTTAATCAAAGACAACATTTAA
- the msrA gene encoding peptide-methionine (S)-S-oxide reductase MsrA yields the protein MLDKQIPVTSQQALPGRDQPLNVDDKHYVNQSNIKAKPPQGCQEVLLGMGCFWGAERLFWQLEGVISTSVGYSGGYTPNPTYEEVCSGKTGHTEVVRVVFDPNIISFGQLLRTFWERHNPTQGMRQGNDMGTQYRSAIYTYNEQQLEQAINSRDEYQRLLNSSGSNITTEIEKASHYYFAETYHQQYLAKNPNGYCGLNGTGVCFP from the coding sequence ATGCTCGATAAACAAATCCCCGTCACCTCCCAACAAGCCCTTCCTGGTCGTGATCAACCACTAAATGTTGATGATAAGCACTATGTGAATCAATCAAACATCAAAGCAAAACCTCCTCAAGGTTGCCAAGAAGTCTTATTGGGTATGGGATGTTTTTGGGGAGCAGAACGTTTATTTTGGCAGTTAGAGGGGGTTATCAGCACCTCTGTCGGATATTCTGGCGGCTATACTCCCAACCCAACGTACGAGGAGGTCTGCTCTGGGAAAACGGGACACACAGAGGTAGTGAGAGTCGTTTTCGACCCAAACATCATCTCCTTTGGGCAATTACTACGCACTTTTTGGGAACGCCACAATCCCACTCAAGGAATGCGTCAAGGCAATGATATGGGAACTCAGTATCGCTCAGCCATCTATACGTACAATGAACAACAACTAGAGCAAGCCATAAATTCCAGAGACGAGTATCAAAGACTGCTTAACTCTAGCGGCTCCAACATTACTACAGAGATTGAAAAAGCTAGTCACTACTACTTCGCAGAAACCTATCACCAACAATACTTGGCTAAGAACCCCAATGGCTATTGTGGCTTAAATGGAACTGGCGTCTGTTTTCCATAA
- the tamA gene encoding autotransporter assembly complex protein TamA, protein MIKPFFPAILLLSSISAFGQEVSLSIRGVSGELEQNVETYLQAIPSQDYSTSLRFQARVEKRLTEALNALGYYHPNFSFETNSGEQELVITIVPGEPVLIALVDIELSGEARDDQAFKTLIERSGLKQGQVLNHSLYDGLKSRIRNLALQRGYFDGDYTVSRLEVSPNLDQAFIRLHFDSGIRYAFGQSSITGSQIDLMRVESLSPYKQGDPYLATAVGEYNQNLSNTEWFSSVLVEPDLSHLGEGRELPMKVSLAPQARNQLETGLGYSTDVGAKGSLKWKQPWVNSSGHSFTSSFSISGPEQTVTAGYKVPLEDALNEYYQLKYGMKNLDNRDTQSLESNLALERHWLLDNGWHRALYIRYLLENYEQGLQDDSGQFLLPGFSFSRSRIRGGAMPSWGDKQSLSLEFGDDRALSETRVIRLQGGMTWIRSAGRNHRGIFRLDGGANITEDFERLSPSLRFFAGGDNNLRGYNYQSISPTDSSGALTGAKYMATSSLEYQYRIYGNWWGAAFYDYGDAFNDEPDFKRGTGVGVRWESPVGPVRLDFAWGLDATPGDEFKIHFTLGPEL, encoded by the coding sequence ATGATAAAACCGTTTTTTCCAGCGATTCTACTTTTAAGCAGTATTTCAGCCTTCGGGCAAGAAGTATCGCTGTCGATTCGCGGAGTATCAGGAGAATTGGAGCAAAATGTTGAAACTTATCTGCAGGCAATTCCTAGCCAAGACTATAGTACCAGTTTGCGTTTTCAGGCTCGGGTCGAAAAGCGTTTAACTGAAGCACTCAATGCACTTGGTTATTATCATCCCAACTTTTCATTTGAGACAAACAGTGGAGAGCAGGAATTAGTCATCACTATTGTGCCCGGAGAGCCAGTCTTGATTGCGCTGGTGGACATAGAGTTAAGTGGTGAAGCCCGTGATGATCAAGCCTTTAAGACCTTGATTGAGCGCAGTGGTCTCAAACAGGGGCAAGTATTAAACCATAGTTTGTATGATGGCCTGAAATCGCGCATTCGTAACCTTGCTTTGCAAAGAGGTTATTTTGATGGAGATTACACGGTAAGTCGACTGGAGGTGTCGCCAAATTTAGATCAAGCCTTTATTCGACTTCATTTTGATAGTGGTATTCGTTATGCGTTTGGTCAAAGCTCGATTACCGGTAGCCAAATAGACTTGATGCGTGTTGAATCCTTGTCACCTTACAAACAGGGCGATCCCTATTTGGCTACAGCAGTAGGTGAATATAACCAAAACCTATCCAACACAGAATGGTTCTCATCTGTCTTAGTTGAACCTGATCTTTCTCATCTGGGAGAAGGGAGGGAGTTACCTATGAAGGTCTCTTTAGCGCCGCAGGCGAGAAATCAGCTAGAAACAGGCCTTGGTTACTCAACAGATGTTGGTGCAAAAGGATCGCTCAAATGGAAACAACCTTGGGTCAATAGCAGCGGCCATAGTTTCACTAGCAGTTTTTCAATTTCTGGGCCAGAGCAAACCGTCACAGCAGGCTATAAAGTCCCACTAGAGGATGCTCTAAATGAGTATTATCAGCTTAAGTACGGTATGAAAAATCTAGATAATCGAGATACGCAAAGTTTAGAATCGAATCTAGCCCTAGAGCGTCATTGGTTACTTGATAACGGATGGCACCGAGCCCTTTATATTCGATATTTGTTGGAAAACTACGAGCAAGGTCTACAGGATGATTCAGGACAATTCTTATTGCCTGGTTTTAGTTTTAGCCGCAGCAGAATACGTGGCGGGGCAATGCCAAGTTGGGGAGATAAACAATCACTGAGCCTTGAATTTGGTGATGACAGAGCATTATCAGAGACTAGGGTTATCCGCCTACAAGGTGGGATGACATGGATCCGTAGTGCAGGGCGAAATCATAGAGGGATCTTTCGTTTAGATGGCGGTGCCAACATCACTGAAGACTTTGAACGATTATCACCGTCTTTGCGCTTTTTTGCTGGTGGTGATAACAACTTACGTGGCTATAACTATCAATCTATTTCGCCGACTGACAGCAGTGGAGCCTTGACGGGTGCTAAATATATGGCCACGTCTTCACTGGAATATCAATACCGAATTTATGGCAATTGGTGGGGAGCGGCTTTTTACGACTATGGCGATGCGTTTAATGATGAACCTGACTTCAAACGTGGTACAGGAGTAGGTGTTCGCTGGGAATCTCCCGTGGGACCAGTCAGATTAGACTTTGCTTGGGGGTTAGATGCCACTCCGGGTGATGAGTTTAAAATTCATTTCACATTGGGCCCAGAGCTATGA